From the Lemur catta isolate mLemCat1 chromosome 1, mLemCat1.pri, whole genome shotgun sequence genome, the window GGGAGAAATCCCCCTGAAATTTGGTCACGGAAGTCTTCTTCAGTATTGGCGATTGTTGTGATGTGAGAGCAGAGGGAAAATGGTTAGAGTTTTTCCTAAACGATCCAGTTTACAGACATGACTACATTCCTCAAATAAGAAAGCCAAAGCCCTGATTCCTTAGGTCAGGAGGGCTAACTGCTGAGTTGCCAGAGGGCAAAGGTCACTGTCCAGTCCTTGGCACTTGACTAAAGGCACATGAGGTTTGTGAAATGAGTGAGTGAACCACCAGAAGGCTCCAGAccagggccccaccccaggcctaaGGAGCTGGAGCCCTTCCCCCACTAGAAGGAGCACCCCCAATGAACAGAAGAAAGAGACTAACAGCCAGAGTGGAAAACCTTATTATTACACatttcaacaagaaaacaaatgaacacacCTAGAAACATGGACAGCACCTCTCTCAGCAGCAGacaggggatggagggagaggcagggcagcAGGGTAGGGTATTCTTCTCTATGCCCCACCAGAAATCAGACCCCAGAGAAAGGGCCATTTTCCCTCCATCTAGCTGGGGGCCCTGTGACCACCTCATTCAGGGAAGTCCAGGACAGCAGCTGAGGGCAGGATGCTGAGCCACCAAAGGCTAGGCCTGGGGGAAGGTGGATAGAGCAGGTCCAGGATGTGACCCCTCTAGGCTGACATCACCAGGGAGGTGTCATGGGCTGCGGATTCTGCAGATAGGACATCACCACCGCAGAAATGGACAACCTGAGACAGGATAGAGGTGTCAGTTTAGGATAGGTTGGcttgccgccccccccccccaactcaGAGCCCCTCAATCTCTAGCCAAGCCTCACATGAAGCTACTCATCATCTGCTTCGTGTCCTCTGAGCTCCGGGAGTTGGCAAAGCTGATGAAGGAGCAGTAGACAGCGACCCAAGCACACCACTTCAGCTGCGGAGAGGTAGAGTGGATGGGCAGGTTAGGTCAGTGAGAGGCACACCGATGAGCTCCCCAAAAGCCACATTCCCAGGCTTCCTGTCCACTGATTCCACCTGGTGCAGCTTAGACCTTGCACTCCAGAAATCCCTCAGTCCCACCTCCTCATAGCATACTCCAGATACCTGGTTGTTAATCTTACTctccctcctttttaaaaaaatatttaaagacatgaGTCCCACTTTTTTggccaggcaggagtgcagtggcacgatcatagctcactgtagactcctgggctcaagcgatcttcctgcctcagcctcctgagtagttgggactaagGGTGCGCACCACCAGCTgcggctttttttctttttttttctgagacagagtcttgctctgtcgccctggctagagtgcagtgacgtcatcatagctcactgcctcaaactgatcctcctgtcttggcctccgaGTAGCTAGGACGACAGCATGCACCAACACGCCCgaccactttttctttctttgttttttttttttttttttttgagacagagtctcgctgtgtttctccagctagagtgagtgccctggcgtcagcctagctcacaacaacctcaaactcctgggcttaagcgatcctaccgcctcagcctccccagtagctggaactacaggcatgtgccaccatgcccggctaattttttctatatatatattttttagttggccagataatttctttctatttttagtagagacggggtctccctcttgctcaagcgggtctgaaactcctgagcccgagcaatccttccgcctcggactcccagagtactaagattacaggtgtgagtcaccgcgccctgccgcggctaattttttaatttttttgtagagatgaggtctctcttgTTATGTCGCCCGGGGCCTGTGTCTCTGACCCCACCACATCCCCTCAGGCCCAAGACTGGCCTTTGACATCGCATGTGCCAAGGCCCCTGCCCTTTTTCTACAAGTCCCTCCAAGTTGCTTCAAAGCCCGGCCCCACCCGCAGACC encodes:
- the WDR83OS gene encoding PAT complex subunit Asterix, which codes for MSANNMSDPRRPNKVLRYKPPPSECNPALDDPTPDYMNLLGMIFSMCGLMLKLKWCAWVAVYCSFISFANSRSSEDTKQMMSSFMLSISAVVMSYLQNPQPMTPPW